The following are from one region of the Dermacentor albipictus isolate Rhodes 1998 colony chromosome 5, USDA_Dalb.pri_finalv2, whole genome shotgun sequence genome:
- the Set gene encoding protein SET: MSTSAPAPKKAKKAEGSAASGDGDESRDYDAETQKALEEIDACQNEIDALNEKASEEILKVEQKYNKLRKPFFEKRNDLIKKIPNFWVTAFVNHPQISAILDEEEEESLHFLSKLEVEEFEDIKSGYRIKFYFDENPYFENDVLIKEFHLGSSGDPASQSTPIKWKEDMDLTKRHKQRQSQMKSSRKRAHEQPRTFFNWFTDHGDASADDIAEVIKDDMWPNPLQYFLVPDIEVENGLEGDEDESDEEEGGDAVVVVEEEGDGDEDDEDDEGEDDGGDLEGEGGDGDD, encoded by the exons ATGTCTACCAGCGCGCCGGCACCGAAGAAGGCGAAGAAAGCTGAAGGGTCCGCGGCGTCGGGCGACGGCGACGAGAGCAGGGATTACGACGCTGAGACGCAGAAGGCGCTGGAAGAAATCGACGCCTGTCAGAATGAGATAGACGCGCTCAACGAGAAAGCCAGCGAGGAGATCTTGAAGGTGGAACAGAAGTACAACAAGTTGAGGAAACCGTTCTTCGAGAAGAGGAATGACTTAATCAAGAAGATTCCGAATTTCTGGGTGACAGCC TTTGTGAACCATCCACAGATCTCCGCCATCCTTGATGAAGAGGAGGAAGAGAGCTTGCACTTCCTGTCTAAGCTTGAGGTGGAAGAGTTTGAGGACATCAAGTCTGGCTACAGGATCAAGTTCTACTTCGATGAGAATCCTTACTTTGAGAACGATGTGCTCATCAAGGAGTTCCACCTTGGTTCTTCTG GGGACCCAGCGTCCCAGTCTACGCCAATCAAGTGGAAGGAGGACATGGACTTGACCAAGCGGCACAAGCAGCGGCAGTCGCAGATGAAGAGCAGTCGCAAGAGGGCGCACGAGCAGCCGCGCACCTTCTTCAACTGGTTCACCGACCACGGGGATGCGTCTGCCGATGACATTGCCGAG GTGATCAAGGACGATATGTGGCCGAACCCCCTTCAGTACTTCCTTGTTCCAGACATTGAAGTCGAAAATGGACTCGAGGGTGATGAAGACGAGAG TGATGAAGAGGAGGGTGGGGATGCAGTAGTGGTCGTAGAAGAGGAAGGTGACGGAGATGAGGACGATGAAGATGACGAGGGGGAGGATGACGGTG GGGACCTGGAAGGGGAAGGTGGTGACGGGGACGACTGA